The following proteins are encoded in a genomic region of Pseudodesulfovibrio mercurii:
- a CDS encoding DUF2062 domain-containing protein — protein sequence MISRRTPPEKPSKRSFREWWRGSKRWMRYWYLRLMRQNSSPKNLAAACALGMFIGALPIIPFQSVVVIALAFVLRVNKLAAWLATCYSNAATMVPFYYFLFQVGQAVTPFHDVAFDPDKLRMVDMIHAGWQVFGVMFAGGLAFGIPATIVTYFFSLYAIRRYRRRRAVRILRKREG from the coding sequence ATGATTTCCCGCCGGACGCCCCCGGAAAAGCCGTCGAAACGGTCCTTCCGGGAATGGTGGAGGGGCAGCAAGCGCTGGATGCGGTACTGGTACCTGCGTCTCATGCGCCAGAACTCGTCGCCCAAGAACCTGGCCGCGGCCTGCGCGTTGGGCATGTTCATCGGCGCGCTGCCCATCATCCCGTTCCAGTCCGTGGTGGTCATCGCCCTGGCCTTCGTCCTGCGGGTCAACAAGCTGGCCGCGTGGCTGGCCACCTGTTACTCCAACGCGGCCACCATGGTCCCGTTCTACTACTTCCTCTTCCAGGTGGGCCAGGCGGTCACGCCCTTCCACGACGTGGCCTTCGACCCGGACAAGCTGCGCATGGTGGACATGATCCACGCGGGCTGGCAGGTCTTCGGGGTCATGTTCGCGGGCGGCCTGGCCTTCGGCATCCCGGCCACCATCGTGACCTATTTCTTCTCCCTGTACGCCATCCGCCGCTACCGCAGGCGGCGGGCCGTGCGCATCCTGCGCAAGCGCGAGGGATAG